A region from the Polyangiaceae bacterium genome encodes:
- a CDS encoding GGDEF domain-containing protein encodes MTDYEEKTRVTQVVQRPLEEADGPGNDCLVVIYSKEPTLLGKRFVLEHNPMRVGRGADNHIVLEGDSVSRRHCHFEKRGGRWIVVDDGSTNGTYLNEEQIVREAPLQNSDRIKVGPTILKYLSGADAEAKYHEEIYKMTIIDGLTQIHNKRYLYEALERELIRARRHERALSLSIFDIDYFKRINDQYGHLAGDHVLRELARLVQNRIRRDEVFARYGGEEFVIVLPETPLDGASSLAENIRARVAEHRFVFQGERIPTTISVGCAQLEPGDQTANELIQRADEKLYEAKRGGRNRVCF; translated from the coding sequence GTGACCGACTACGAGGAAAAGACGCGAGTCACCCAGGTCGTCCAGCGACCCCTGGAAGAGGCTGATGGGCCGGGAAACGACTGTCTAGTCGTGATCTACAGCAAAGAACCGACTTTGCTGGGTAAACGCTTCGTGCTCGAACACAACCCGATGCGTGTGGGACGGGGCGCGGACAACCACATCGTTCTGGAAGGGGACTCCGTTTCGCGGCGGCACTGCCACTTCGAGAAGCGAGGTGGGCGCTGGATCGTCGTGGATGACGGCTCGACAAACGGCACCTATCTCAACGAGGAACAGATCGTTCGTGAGGCGCCGCTACAGAACAGCGATCGTATCAAGGTGGGGCCAACCATCCTCAAGTATTTGAGCGGCGCCGACGCCGAAGCCAAATACCACGAGGAAATCTACAAGATGACCATCATCGATGGTCTGACGCAGATCCACAACAAGCGCTACCTGTACGAGGCGCTGGAGCGTGAACTCATTCGCGCGCGGCGCCACGAGCGGGCGCTGTCGCTCTCGATCTTCGACATCGACTACTTCAAGCGCATCAACGACCAGTACGGTCACCTCGCGGGGGACCACGTGCTGCGAGAACTCGCGCGCTTGGTCCAGAACCGCATCCGTCGCGATGAGGTGTTTGCCCGCTACGGTGGTGAGGAGTTCGTGATCGTCCTCCCTGAGACACCCCTTGATGGCGCCTCGTCGCTCGCGGAGAACATTCGTGCGCGCGTCGCGGAGCATCGCTTCGTCTTCCAGGGCGAGCGCATCCCAACCACCATCAGTGTTGGCTGTGCGCAGCTGGAGCCCGGTGACCAGACCGCCAACGAGCTGATTCAGCGTGCAGACGAGAAGCTGTACGAAGCAAAGCGCGGCGGCAGAAACCGCGTCTGCTTCTGA
- a CDS encoding DNA mismatch repair protein MutS, producing the protein MSIHPESEARAQRYVERAQKFALEAERLETRSGLVSNLRGLSFSVFAFGLGFALLSSYGLVAAPISLLALIAFVVLVVAHSRVIDARDSAARWQLVNERGAKRCRGEWNQLIETGAELRVGKPPHPYVEDLDVFGEGSLFQRINVAHTRFGQDCLEKYLAEMPPLEVARERQEAVRQLTSQEEFRQELEALSLALVPERSLGASLSGSSRNKATPQPPDPEPLLRWAESEPRLSPSVAIRVLAWVLPLINLAVLGLVTWGPLPGYAVLPGLLVSLIVVLRTGSEAGRVFTAVSATEGAFLRYAPMLRLLEEIKLDARLVARLRESIMSGERRPSVAMAEFQRGVGWFDLRHNGLVHPVLNVVLLWDLHCVLRLERWQAGAGKAVRGWFEALGELEALSSFAGYAADEPHCSWPELDEAGVFVAAELGHPLIEPGSRVNNDVSLERRGTALLVTGSNMSGKSTLMRSMGLAIVMARAGGPVCAKVLRLGELTLRTSIRVSDSLGSGVSHFYAEVRKLKSVLDATEQTQSGCVFFLLDEVLHGTNSRERQVGARWVLAELLRRGAVGAVSTHDMGLCELTPELMECVQQVHLRENVEGQKMTFDYQLRQGPVTSGNALRLMQLVGIPVPLADDES; encoded by the coding sequence GTGTCGATTCATCCCGAGTCCGAGGCGCGCGCTCAGCGCTACGTAGAACGCGCTCAAAAGTTCGCGTTGGAGGCCGAGCGCCTGGAGACCCGCTCGGGCCTGGTGAGCAACCTGCGCGGCTTGAGCTTCAGCGTGTTCGCCTTCGGGTTGGGATTTGCGCTGCTCAGTAGCTATGGCTTGGTCGCCGCGCCTATCAGTCTGCTCGCGTTGATCGCGTTCGTTGTGCTCGTGGTGGCACACAGCCGAGTCATCGACGCCAGGGATTCTGCGGCACGCTGGCAGCTGGTCAATGAACGCGGCGCGAAGCGTTGCCGTGGGGAATGGAATCAGCTGATCGAGACCGGCGCCGAGCTGCGAGTGGGCAAGCCGCCGCACCCGTACGTCGAGGACCTCGACGTTTTTGGCGAAGGATCACTGTTTCAGCGCATCAATGTGGCACACACCCGCTTTGGCCAGGACTGCCTGGAGAAGTACCTCGCGGAGATGCCACCCCTTGAGGTCGCCCGAGAGCGCCAGGAGGCCGTGCGTCAGCTGACGTCCCAGGAAGAGTTTCGCCAAGAGCTCGAGGCGCTCTCGCTAGCCTTGGTGCCAGAGCGCTCTCTAGGCGCGAGCCTCTCCGGAAGCTCTCGCAACAAGGCGACGCCTCAACCACCCGATCCTGAGCCGCTGTTGCGCTGGGCGGAGTCGGAGCCTCGGCTGAGTCCTAGCGTCGCGATCCGGGTTCTTGCCTGGGTGCTACCGTTGATCAATCTAGCGGTGTTGGGGCTCGTGACTTGGGGCCCGCTGCCGGGGTACGCGGTGCTGCCCGGGCTCTTGGTGTCGCTGATCGTCGTGCTGCGCACGGGAAGCGAGGCGGGACGGGTATTCACCGCGGTCAGCGCGACCGAGGGCGCGTTCTTGCGCTACGCACCGATGTTGCGTCTCCTTGAGGAAATAAAGCTAGACGCGCGTTTGGTAGCCCGCCTGCGCGAGAGCATCATGTCTGGAGAGCGCAGGCCGTCGGTCGCGATGGCTGAGTTCCAGCGTGGGGTGGGTTGGTTCGACCTACGCCACAATGGACTAGTTCATCCGGTCCTCAACGTGGTGTTGCTGTGGGATCTGCACTGCGTGCTCCGTTTGGAGCGGTGGCAGGCCGGCGCCGGCAAAGCGGTGCGAGGATGGTTCGAAGCGTTGGGAGAGCTCGAGGCACTCTCTTCGTTCGCAGGCTATGCCGCTGACGAGCCGCACTGTAGCTGGCCAGAACTCGACGAGGCGGGGGTGTTCGTCGCCGCAGAGCTGGGCCATCCGCTGATCGAGCCGGGGAGTCGGGTCAACAACGACGTTTCCCTCGAAAGGCGCGGCACGGCGCTGCTCGTGACCGGTTCGAATATGTCCGGCAAGAGCACCTTGATGCGGTCGATGGGCTTGGCCATCGTGATGGCGCGAGCTGGCGGCCCCGTGTGCGCAAAGGTTCTGCGCTTGGGTGAGCTGACGCTACGCACCAGCATCCGAGTAAGTGACTCCCTGGGGAGCGGGGTGAGTCATTTCTACGCGGAAGTGCGCAAGCTCAAATCGGTGTTGGACGCCACCGAACAGACTCAATCGGGCTGTGTGTTCTTCCTATTGGACGAGGTGCTCCACGGCACGAACAGCCGCGAGCGCCAGGTTGGCGCTCGTTGGGTGCTGGCTGAGTTGTTGCGCCGCGGGGCAGTGGGCGCGGTGTCCACCCACGATATGGGGCTATGTGAGCTGACGCCCGAGCTGATGGAATGCGTGCAGCAGGTCCATCTGCGTGAGAACGTGGAGGGACAAAAGATGACTTTCGACTACCAGCTTCGGCAGGGGCCCGTGACCTCAGGCAATGCGCTGCGCCTGATGCAGCTGGTGGGGATCCCCGTCCCACTCGCTGATGACGAGAGCTAG
- a CDS encoding chemotaxis response regulator protein-glutamate methylesterase: MSSRRVLVVDDSAFMRGAVARLIDSDPRFEVVGQARDGEEAVRLARELAPDVISMDFNMPRLNGAQATRAILAERAVGIVMLSAHTKEGAEETLDALGAGAVDFVPKPGGEVSTNLSEIKDVLLSKLAAAGGANLKALSALSPNRAETEEAPPVSTRGIAPGGSRRPDATRPMPSGLRVIAIASSTGGPAALTRVVPRLDLRASALLVVQHMPEGFTRALADQLSQLSPFQVQEATGGEQLREGVALVAPGGFHLQVERGGVVRLTSGPPVHGVRPAADVTLKSVGEAYGPRAVGVVLTGMGRDGALGLASLKAAGGRTLAQDQASSVVYGMPKAAAELGVVDEVVALERVAAAVTRLVAT; this comes from the coding sequence GTGAGCTCTCGCCGTGTGCTAGTCGTCGACGACTCAGCGTTCATGCGTGGCGCCGTCGCACGCCTGATCGACTCTGATCCGCGTTTTGAGGTCGTCGGCCAAGCGCGGGACGGTGAAGAGGCCGTGCGACTCGCGAGAGAGCTCGCTCCCGATGTCATCAGCATGGATTTCAACATGCCGCGGCTCAACGGGGCGCAGGCGACGCGGGCCATCTTGGCGGAGCGTGCGGTCGGCATCGTGATGCTGAGCGCACACACCAAGGAAGGCGCTGAGGAGACCCTCGATGCCCTTGGAGCCGGCGCGGTCGACTTCGTGCCCAAACCCGGAGGCGAGGTCAGCACCAACTTGAGTGAGATCAAGGACGTGCTGCTGAGCAAGCTGGCAGCGGCGGGTGGCGCGAACCTGAAGGCGTTGAGTGCGCTGAGTCCGAACCGTGCGGAAACGGAGGAGGCCCCACCGGTCTCGACTCGCGGCATCGCTCCTGGAGGCTCGCGGCGTCCAGACGCCACGCGTCCCATGCCCAGCGGCCTGCGCGTGATCGCGATAGCGAGCTCCACGGGGGGCCCAGCGGCGCTGACTCGCGTGGTGCCGCGCTTGGATCTGCGGGCTTCAGCGCTGCTGGTAGTCCAGCATATGCCTGAGGGCTTCACCCGCGCCCTTGCGGACCAGCTCAGTCAGTTGTCGCCGTTTCAGGTGCAAGAAGCGACGGGCGGTGAGCAGCTGCGTGAAGGCGTCGCGCTGGTCGCGCCCGGGGGCTTTCACCTGCAGGTGGAGCGGGGAGGTGTGGTGAGGTTGACGTCCGGACCACCGGTGCACGGCGTACGGCCTGCCGCAGATGTGACGCTGAAGAGCGTCGGCGAGGCATACGGCCCGCGCGCCGTTGGCGTGGTGCTCACCGGAATGGGGCGCGATGGCGCGCTTGGCCTGGCTTCGTTGAAGGCCGCCGGAGGGCGAACGCTGGCGCAAGATCAGGCGAGCAGCGTGGTTTACGGCATGCCCAAAGCCGCGGCGGAGCTTGGTGTAGTGGATGAGGTCGTGGCGCTCGAACGCGTCGCAGCGGCGGTCACGCGCTTGGTCGCAACCTGA
- a CDS encoding response regulator — protein MRVGLVTPPGLLGEFVGQVVRPAGHELFVAPHLDALFDQTGDTPDVVLFAPHVDGEPAHEVLQRARQAGLEIPHAIYLGLEATYCDSARDQGFSRGLQLPFQAQELKAAIERSVRGKLCVLLADDSELIHKHTVPILTGAGYEVREAFDGEEAFQMLEQDPPDLLLTDVEMPKLGGYDLCRKVKQDERFREVPVVICSSLGEAADLERGFDAGADDYLVKPVVPEELVTRLHSLLATRMISAREHVLVVDDSAAIRHLVADCLRRQGFRVETAVDGADGLEKAKATVPDLVLTDYDMPRMTGFELVHAMRHTLETRDVPLVMLTARESKRDQAQMRAAGLTSYLVKPFTTDKCIAIVERVLAEARLARYKEASRLYISEGAVQAAEELSVSGEPYAIRAKEVDATLLFSDISGFTSMSSRMTPAEVVAILNEAFDALCIVIKNQGGDIDKFIGDAIMAVFEDRPDFDEPHALRATRAAWGMQQALTAFNADRDPPLVMRIGLNSGPIVRGDIGSRFVRRDYTCIGDAVNRAQRHESKAPLGGVLLSQDTYARVSDLVETEEMPGIQLKGITEPVSGYILKGFV, from the coding sequence ATGCGCGTAGGGCTCGTGACGCCGCCCGGCTTGCTCGGAGAGTTCGTCGGCCAAGTGGTGCGACCGGCGGGGCACGAACTATTCGTGGCTCCTCATTTGGACGCGCTGTTTGACCAGACCGGCGATACGCCCGACGTCGTGCTGTTTGCTCCCCACGTCGACGGTGAACCCGCGCACGAGGTCCTGCAGCGCGCTCGTCAGGCGGGGCTGGAGATCCCTCACGCCATCTACCTCGGTCTCGAGGCGACCTACTGTGATTCCGCGCGGGATCAAGGTTTTTCTCGCGGGCTGCAGCTGCCGTTTCAGGCGCAGGAACTCAAGGCAGCCATCGAGCGAAGCGTGCGAGGTAAGCTCTGTGTTCTGCTCGCCGACGACAGCGAGCTGATTCACAAGCACACCGTGCCCATACTGACTGGTGCCGGCTACGAGGTGCGGGAGGCGTTCGACGGGGAAGAGGCTTTTCAAATGTTGGAGCAGGACCCGCCTGATCTGCTCTTGACTGACGTCGAGATGCCGAAGCTCGGCGGCTATGACCTGTGTCGCAAGGTCAAGCAGGACGAACGTTTCCGGGAGGTGCCAGTGGTGATCTGCTCCTCCCTTGGGGAGGCCGCGGATCTCGAGCGTGGCTTCGACGCTGGCGCCGACGACTACTTGGTCAAGCCCGTCGTGCCGGAGGAGTTGGTGACGCGCCTGCACTCGTTGCTCGCCACCCGCATGATCAGCGCGCGCGAACACGTGCTGGTGGTGGACGACTCCGCTGCGATTCGCCATCTGGTTGCGGATTGTTTGCGCCGTCAAGGTTTCCGCGTGGAGACGGCCGTTGACGGTGCGGATGGCCTTGAAAAAGCCAAGGCGACCGTCCCGGACCTGGTGCTCACCGACTACGACATGCCTCGCATGACGGGCTTCGAGCTGGTCCACGCGATGCGGCACACCCTGGAAACCCGCGACGTGCCCCTGGTGATGCTCACTGCGCGCGAGTCGAAACGCGATCAGGCGCAGATGCGCGCCGCCGGTCTGACGAGCTACTTGGTGAAGCCGTTCACGACGGACAAGTGCATCGCCATTGTCGAGCGTGTGCTGGCCGAGGCAAGGCTTGCTCGTTACAAAGAGGCCTCGCGGCTTTACATCAGCGAAGGTGCGGTGCAAGCGGCCGAAGAGCTCTCGGTGAGCGGCGAGCCGTATGCGATTCGAGCGAAGGAGGTCGACGCGACGCTGCTGTTCAGCGATATCAGCGGCTTCACCTCGATGAGCTCGCGCATGACCCCGGCTGAGGTCGTTGCGATCTTGAACGAAGCATTCGATGCGCTGTGCATCGTGATCAAGAATCAGGGTGGAGACATCGACAAGTTCATCGGTGATGCGATCATGGCGGTGTTCGAAGACCGCCCGGACTTCGATGAGCCCCACGCACTCCGCGCTACACGTGCAGCGTGGGGCATGCAGCAGGCGTTGACCGCCTTCAACGCAGATCGTGATCCGCCCCTTGTCATGCGTATCGGGCTCAACTCCGGGCCGATCGTGCGGGGTGACATTGGTTCGCGTTTCGTGCGGCGCGACTACACCTGCATCGGGGACGCCGTGAACCGCGCTCAACGCCACGAGTCGAAGGCGCCACTTGGAGGCGTGCTGCTCAGTCAGGACACCTACGCTCGGGTGAGCGACTTGGTCGAAACTGAAGAGATGCCTGGAATTCAGTTGAAGGGCATCACGGAGCCCGTGAGCGGCTACATCCTGAAGGGCTTCGTTTGA
- a CDS encoding PPOX class F420-dependent oxidoreductase produces the protein MQPNEALRRERYINVETFKRDGNGVKTPVWFVNVGDKLGVFTNGKSYKVKRLRRNSKVRVAACDARGGVGNAATWYDGEGHIVSDPARIEAVYKALKAKYGVQMWFVTVGAKLSGRHKDWTVVELDLHA, from the coding sequence ATGCAGCCCAACGAAGCCTTGCGCCGAGAGCGCTACATCAACGTCGAGACGTTCAAGCGAGATGGCAACGGTGTGAAGACACCGGTGTGGTTCGTCAACGTCGGGGACAAGCTTGGTGTTTTCACCAACGGCAAGAGCTACAAGGTCAAGCGGCTGCGGCGCAATTCCAAGGTGCGTGTCGCTGCGTGTGACGCCCGAGGCGGCGTTGGGAATGCTGCGACGTGGTACGACGGCGAGGGGCACATCGTCAGCGACCCTGCGCGCATCGAGGCAGTCTACAAGGCGCTGAAGGCCAAGTATGGTGTGCAGATGTGGTTCGTAACTGTGGGCGCAAAGCTCTCAGGACGGCACAAGGACTGGACGGTCGTCGAACTCGACCTGCACGCCTGA
- a CDS encoding winged helix-turn-helix transcriptional regulator, translated as MPRRTAETGKRPKPATDTGAVLGARIADECILMRSRRLSRVISKLYDDALRELSLSSAQLNQLVAISVGQTLGMRAIDLGKALDIEKSTLSRNLSRMQEAGWIRQIPQGKHLLLELTPAGEALLRQAYPRWQAAQASAEQLLGGELTSALLELDP; from the coding sequence ATGCCTCGCCGAACAGCCGAGACAGGAAAGCGTCCCAAGCCCGCGACCGATACGGGCGCCGTTCTGGGCGCGCGGATCGCAGATGAGTGCATCCTCATGCGCAGCCGGCGTCTGAGTCGCGTGATCTCAAAGCTGTACGACGACGCTCTGAGGGAGCTCTCCCTCAGCTCAGCCCAGCTGAACCAGTTGGTTGCGATTTCGGTGGGTCAGACACTCGGCATGCGGGCGATCGACCTGGGCAAGGCGCTGGATATCGAGAAATCGACGCTGTCTCGCAACCTGTCACGGATGCAGGAAGCCGGCTGGATCCGACAAATTCCCCAGGGAAAACATTTGCTACTGGAGTTGACTCCCGCCGGAGAGGCGCTGCTGCGACAGGCCTACCCAAGGTGGCAGGCAGCCCAAGCCAGCGCTGAGCAACTGCTCGGCGGCGAACTCACCTCCGCACTTCTGGAGCTCGACCCGTAG
- a CDS encoding SCP2 sterol-binding domain-containing protein: protein MLEPLTKREEPVYVMRHSDAAAHVAKRFPHKTPRFVQSGLRARKAQGFFRSLPIGFQRGLAKDLDLLLHFRLGEGEATHEASVRIQNAKLSVESGLQGSPNTLVDATSSAWLGYLAGEKALWWLLATRAIRIRGDVKALRQFAACFPK, encoded by the coding sequence GTGCTGGAGCCCCTGACCAAGCGAGAAGAGCCGGTCTATGTGATGCGCCACTCCGACGCCGCAGCTCACGTCGCCAAGCGCTTCCCGCACAAAACCCCGCGCTTCGTACAGAGCGGCCTCCGCGCCCGCAAGGCCCAAGGCTTCTTCCGCTCCCTGCCCATCGGCTTCCAACGCGGGCTCGCGAAGGACCTTGATCTGCTGTTGCACTTTCGCCTGGGCGAAGGCGAAGCGACCCACGAAGCCAGCGTGCGCATCCAAAACGCCAAGCTCAGCGTCGAGAGCGGCCTCCAAGGCTCGCCAAACACGCTGGTCGACGCAACCTCCAGCGCCTGGCTCGGCTACCTAGCAGGTGAGAAGGCCCTGTGGTGGCTCCTCGCAACCCGCGCCATCCGTATCCGCGGGGATGTAAAGGCGCTACGCCAGTTCGCCGCCTGCTTTCCGAAGTGA
- the pilQ gene encoding type IV pilus secretin PilQ: MHRLVRASGLCALGATLLLASPDASAAGLKHATSVRVTGSKAKGEAQVVVAFDREPTYSARLGAGGKRLIVDIPGADVRGAPGAVTQRRGVVGGVLTQSFGKGQDKVVRVLVTLTEEAKYSVRVEGKRLVMNFAPGKSGVLERAPEEREAPKAAPELAQVRDIRFRHESLKDEVVIRVSGDAEFRQTSSKGKNTLVIQGAKLPEGLQRRLDTSAFNGLVSSVSSYASGKDKHTVVLEVDADPKATGDVTRRGDSIVWSFYEPGKLPSSMTGVARDGGAARKSRTLHVDTLTEGLPQIGTDFNELADDDAAPVEQAEDADQAGAFTPALAGQERRTAFRGRRIDLDLKDADVHDALRLLADVGRVNVVVADNVSGTVTIRMRNVPWDQAMSVVLQAKSLGMVRQGNMIRVAPLADLEKERDMEIQRRIQMAKLEPLETRLIPVSYAEASELQARARDLLSERGSIAVDERTNVMIVRDVAGNLNQIEELTRSLDTQTPQVLVEARIVEATSRYLRDVGIQWGGDGTFSAATGNPTGLAFPNRVGVVGGASDTDTPTAGLSPFQRNVQNPNFAVNLPATVGTGTGGALGLTFGSIDNTINLAVRLSAAESSGMLRILSSPRILTLDNREARISQGTLIPFSQISAQGVQTTFQEAKLQLLVKPHVTADGSVSMHVKINRDEPDFNQTSPRGDPTILKREAETDLLVMDGHTAVIGGIFTRNTGRNLDQVPFFGDIPLIGLLFQRRRASDTRGELVIFLTPRIVNRAEALGR, from the coding sequence ATGCACCGGCTGGTGCGGGCCTCTGGGTTGTGCGCGCTTGGTGCGACCTTGCTCTTGGCGAGCCCCGACGCCTCGGCTGCAGGGCTAAAGCACGCAACCAGCGTGCGAGTTACGGGTTCGAAGGCCAAGGGGGAGGCCCAAGTCGTGGTCGCCTTCGACCGCGAACCCACCTACTCCGCGCGACTTGGCGCGGGCGGGAAGCGACTGATCGTCGACATTCCTGGCGCGGACGTCCGAGGTGCGCCCGGAGCGGTGACCCAGCGACGCGGTGTCGTGGGCGGTGTGCTGACCCAGAGCTTCGGCAAGGGCCAGGACAAGGTGGTCCGCGTTCTCGTGACCTTGACCGAGGAGGCGAAGTACTCCGTACGCGTCGAGGGCAAGCGCCTGGTGATGAACTTCGCGCCGGGCAAGAGCGGGGTGCTCGAGCGTGCACCGGAAGAGCGTGAGGCGCCGAAGGCTGCCCCTGAGCTCGCCCAGGTGCGAGACATTCGCTTCCGTCACGAGTCGCTCAAAGACGAAGTCGTGATTCGGGTGAGTGGCGATGCCGAGTTCCGCCAGACCAGCAGCAAGGGCAAGAACACCTTGGTGATCCAGGGCGCGAAGCTGCCTGAAGGCTTGCAGCGTCGCCTGGACACCTCCGCGTTCAACGGCTTGGTCTCGTCGGTCTCGAGCTACGCCTCCGGCAAGGACAAGCACACGGTAGTCCTGGAGGTCGATGCCGACCCCAAGGCCACCGGCGACGTCACCCGTCGCGGAGACTCGATCGTTTGGAGCTTCTACGAGCCGGGCAAGTTGCCCTCGAGCATGACCGGCGTGGCTCGGGACGGCGGAGCCGCGCGGAAATCTCGCACGCTGCACGTCGACACGCTGACCGAGGGCTTGCCGCAGATCGGTACCGACTTCAACGAGCTCGCGGACGACGACGCGGCACCCGTTGAGCAGGCGGAAGACGCCGACCAGGCCGGGGCATTCACGCCCGCGCTGGCAGGCCAAGAGCGCCGCACGGCGTTCCGCGGTCGCCGCATCGACCTCGATCTGAAAGACGCGGACGTTCACGATGCATTGCGCCTGTTGGCCGACGTGGGTCGCGTCAACGTAGTCGTGGCGGACAACGTGAGCGGCACCGTCACGATCCGCATGCGCAACGTGCCTTGGGACCAAGCCATGAGCGTGGTCCTCCAAGCCAAGAGCTTGGGCATGGTGCGTCAGGGCAACATGATTCGCGTCGCACCTCTCGCCGATCTCGAGAAGGAGCGCGACATGGAGATCCAGCGTCGCATCCAAATGGCGAAGCTGGAGCCCCTCGAGACGCGCCTCATTCCCGTGAGCTACGCGGAGGCGAGTGAGCTCCAAGCGCGAGCCAGGGATCTGCTCTCGGAGCGCGGCAGCATCGCGGTGGACGAGCGCACCAACGTGATGATCGTGCGCGATGTCGCGGGCAACCTGAACCAGATCGAGGAGCTCACGCGGTCCCTCGACACCCAGACGCCCCAAGTGTTGGTGGAGGCGCGCATCGTGGAAGCCACGAGCCGCTACCTGCGCGACGTCGGTATCCAGTGGGGTGGTGATGGCACCTTCTCCGCTGCTACCGGCAACCCGACGGGTCTGGCGTTCCCGAACCGTGTTGGCGTCGTTGGTGGTGCTAGCGACACCGACACACCCACCGCAGGCTTGTCGCCCTTCCAGCGCAACGTTCAGAACCCGAACTTCGCGGTCAACCTGCCGGCGACGGTCGGTACCGGCACTGGTGGCGCGCTTGGTCTGACCTTCGGGTCGATCGACAACACCATCAACCTGGCAGTGCGCCTCTCGGCAGCTGAGTCGAGCGGTATGCTGCGCATCCTCTCGAGTCCGCGCATCCTCACCTTGGATAACCGCGAAGCACGCATCAGCCAGGGGACGTTGATTCCGTTCTCCCAGATCAGCGCTCAGGGTGTGCAGACGACCTTCCAGGAAGCCAAGCTGCAGCTGCTGGTGAAGCCTCACGTTACCGCCGATGGCAGCGTGAGCATGCACGTGAAGATCAACCGCGATGAGCCCGACTTCAACCAGACTTCGCCCCGCGGCGATCCGACCATCCTCAAGCGCGAGGCGGAAACGGATCTCTTGGTGATGGATGGCCACACGGCCGTGATCGGCGGTATCTTCACCCGCAACACCGGTCGCAACCTGGACCAGGTGCCCTTCTTCGGCGACATCCCGCTCATCGGTCTGCTCTTCCAGCGTCGCCGAGCGAGTGATACCCGAGGCGAGCTGGTCATCTTCCTCACCCCCCGCATCGTGAACCGCGCGGAAGCGCTCGGACGCTGA
- a CDS encoding pilus assembly protein PilP — MAPRIAPSQCPRASRALWVLGLAAFGLAGVACEEKVMQSTTQAAPVDSLASASAGPGEDAGPPKVEFQEADFSETERSRDPFRSFAGMFAEESKTTVRSQREVMLDQFSIDELKLIGLVTRINPAKAMLVDPTGKGHVVQRGQFIGRAERVQAGTSGAEYEINWRVDRIREEDIVLVREDPTHPDVPSATRVIPLRPENIQTSN, encoded by the coding sequence ATGGCACCCCGAATCGCTCCCTCGCAATGCCCGCGCGCCAGTCGCGCGCTGTGGGTCCTTGGGCTCGCCGCCTTCGGCCTGGCCGGAGTCGCGTGTGAGGAGAAGGTCATGCAGTCCACGACCCAAGCCGCTCCAGTGGACAGCCTAGCGTCCGCCTCCGCGGGGCCGGGCGAAGATGCTGGGCCGCCCAAGGTCGAGTTCCAAGAGGCCGACTTCAGCGAGACGGAACGCAGCCGAGACCCGTTCCGCTCCTTCGCGGGCATGTTCGCCGAAGAGTCAAAGACCACCGTTCGCTCTCAGCGAGAGGTCATGCTCGATCAGTTCTCGATCGATGAGCTCAAGCTGATCGGCCTCGTGACCCGCATCAACCCTGCAAAGGCGATGTTGGTTGACCCAACGGGTAAGGGGCACGTGGTGCAACGGGGCCAGTTCATCGGTCGCGCGGAGCGAGTTCAAGCTGGGACCTCTGGAGCCGAGTACGAGATCAACTGGCGGGTCGACCGAATCCGCGAGGAAGACATCGTGCTCGTGCGCGAAGACCCGACTCACCCGGATGTGCCCAGCGCGACCCGCGTGATCCCGCTCAGGCCAGAGAACATCCAGACCTCCAACTGA
- the pilO gene encoding type 4a pilus biogenesis protein PilO, whose product MARGESALSRLSLAAKVIIVSVVMLAGAAVYFALFHTEVNSRIQAAGNKETKLLDELKTARKNEFAYQKDLQELTERQQRQRELNKVLPQTTEYPSFLSALQSVANVSGISLTAWSPEPEVPEQFYARVPMKIEISGRYHQLAKFFYQVGQLDRIINIENISVTEPKKDGDDFFIKVVALATAFKAAENATAGEPGKPGGRPKKGSP is encoded by the coding sequence ATGGCTCGCGGTGAATCTGCACTCTCGCGCCTCTCTCTGGCGGCCAAGGTCATCATCGTCAGCGTCGTCATGCTCGCAGGCGCAGCGGTCTACTTCGCCTTGTTCCACACCGAGGTGAACAGCCGCATTCAGGCGGCAGGTAACAAGGAGACCAAGCTCCTCGATGAGCTCAAAACCGCGCGGAAAAATGAGTTCGCCTATCAGAAGGATCTCCAAGAACTCACGGAGCGCCAGCAACGGCAGCGCGAGCTGAACAAGGTGTTGCCCCAGACCACGGAGTATCCGTCGTTCTTGAGCGCGCTGCAGAGCGTCGCCAACGTCTCAGGCATCTCCCTCACGGCGTGGAGCCCGGAGCCCGAGGTACCGGAACAGTTCTACGCTCGGGTGCCGATGAAGATCGAGATCAGTGGGCGGTATCACCAGCTCGCGAAGTTCTTCTACCAAGTTGGCCAGCTAGACCGGATCATCAATATTGAGAACATCTCGGTGACCGAACCAAAAAAAGACGGCGATGACTTCTTCATCAAGGTCGTCGCTCTAGCCACGGCGTTCAAAGCGGCGGAAAACGCGACGGCAGGTGAGCCCGGCAAGCCTGGCGGTCGGCCAAAGAAAGGGTCTCCGTGA